A single region of the Winslowiella toletana genome encodes:
- a CDS encoding phage tail protein I has translation MSDRLLPVGSSPLEVAAAAALAQIERVPVPLRTLWNWRSCPVNLLPYLAWALSVDRWDEKWPEATKRSVIASSFFVHQHKGTISALRRVIEPLGFLIEVREWWQLDEEPGTFRLVVGVLDSGITDEMYQELERLIEDAKPASRHLTGLAINLSSSGELFVGAGCYHGDALAVYPYTPEQIVIGGDYYPASAIHLIDNLRVNA, from the coding sequence ATGAGTGACCGACTGCTACCGGTTGGATCATCGCCGCTGGAGGTCGCCGCCGCCGCCGCGCTGGCGCAGATTGAACGCGTGCCGGTACCGTTGCGCACGTTATGGAACTGGCGCAGCTGCCCGGTAAACCTGCTGCCGTATCTGGCGTGGGCACTGTCGGTGGACCGATGGGATGAGAAATGGCCGGAGGCGACCAAACGCAGCGTTATTGCCTCCTCGTTTTTCGTCCATCAGCACAAAGGCACCATTAGTGCATTGCGTCGGGTGATAGAGCCGCTGGGCTTTCTGATTGAGGTGCGCGAGTGGTGGCAGCTCGACGAGGAACCGGGCACATTCCGACTGGTGGTCGGCGTGCTCGACAGTGGCATCACTGACGAAATGTATCAGGAGCTGGAGCGCCTGATTGAAGATGCTAAACCGGCAAGTCGTCATCTTACCGGGCTTGCTATCAACCTGAGTTCATCGGGTGAGCTGTTTGTCGGCGCGGGATGCTACCACGGCGACGCGCTGGCGGTTTATCCCTATACCCCTGAGCAAATTGTCATTGGCGGTGACTATTACCCGGCCTCGGCCATCCATTTAATTGATAACCTGAGAGTGAACGCATGA
- a CDS encoding phage tail-collar fiber domain-containing protein codes for MTAKYFAILTNQGAARLANAAALGTQLNLTQMAVGDANGALPTPDPAQTKLINQKRIAPLNLLAVDPANTSQIIAEQIIPENEGGFWIREIGLYDDDGILIAVANCPETYKPQLQEGSGRTQTIRMMLIVSSTSAVTLKIDPSVVLATRQYVDDKVIEVKAYADGVMAAHLAAAGPHPQYLKVADIDKYTPVGFPLPWPQATPPDGWLKCNGAAFDKVKYPKLAVAYPSGSLPDLRGEFLRGWDDGRGVDTDRALLSAQSDGTRTQSGYFWARQFKTVQHTGATSSGAVQGATGIFSQEDNAATSGWDYVENTRSGTPSGANRINLNVGNASETRPRNVAFNYIVRAA; via the coding sequence ATGACAGCGAAATATTTTGCCATTCTGACCAATCAGGGCGCGGCGCGGCTGGCGAATGCGGCTGCGCTTGGCACCCAGCTTAACCTGACGCAGATGGCCGTCGGTGATGCCAACGGCGCGTTACCGACGCCAGACCCGGCGCAGACCAAACTTATTAATCAGAAACGCATTGCGCCGCTTAATCTGCTGGCCGTTGACCCGGCAAATACCAGCCAGATTATCGCCGAGCAGATCATTCCCGAGAATGAGGGCGGGTTCTGGATCCGCGAGATTGGCCTGTATGACGACGACGGCATTCTGATTGCCGTGGCAAACTGCCCGGAGACCTACAAGCCGCAGCTACAGGAGGGCAGCGGCCGTACGCAGACCATTCGCATGATGTTGATTGTGTCGAGCACGTCGGCAGTCACACTGAAAATTGACCCGTCGGTCGTACTGGCAACGCGTCAGTATGTCGATGATAAGGTTATTGAGGTGAAAGCCTATGCTGATGGTGTGATGGCCGCACACCTTGCCGCCGCTGGCCCGCATCCGCAATACCTGAAAGTGGCGGATATTGATAAATATACTCCGGTCGGTTTTCCGCTGCCGTGGCCGCAGGCAACGCCGCCCGATGGCTGGCTTAAATGCAACGGTGCAGCCTTTGATAAAGTGAAATATCCAAAGCTGGCCGTGGCTTATCCTTCCGGTAGTCTGCCTGATTTACGTGGTGAGTTTCTGCGTGGATGGGATGACGGGCGCGGAGTTGACACTGACCGAGCCTTGCTGTCTGCGCAGAGTGACGGTACTAGAACACAATCAGGTTATTTCTGGGCGAGGCAATTCAAAACTGTTCAGCATACGGGGGCAACATCTTCCGGGGCTGTTCAGGGCGCCACAGGCATATTTTCACAAGAAGACAATGCAGCAACATCCGGGTGGGATTATGTAGAAAATACAAGGTCGGGAACGCCTAGCGGTGCAAACCGAATTAATCTGAATGTTGGTAATGCATCTGAAACGAGACCACGTAACGTGGCGTTTAACTATATCGTAAGGGCTGCATGA
- a CDS encoding phage tail protein: MQKYKSLRNALISAVPQFKNNPDMLRFFADSGHTDSRLASSLSFEKVYVLNVVVTGFTGELDSIFVPVQAWLREHQPDMMTSNDGREKGFTWLADINNDDSLDISISLKLTERTLVEEIDGVLHASYAAEPPPPEPVSRPTALYVNGELVSQWDE, from the coding sequence ATGCAGAAGTACAAAAGCCTGCGCAACGCGCTGATTAGCGCCGTACCGCAATTCAAAAATAACCCCGATATGCTGCGTTTTTTCGCTGACAGCGGACATACGGATTCCCGCCTTGCAAGTTCGCTCTCCTTCGAAAAAGTGTACGTGCTTAACGTGGTGGTGACCGGCTTCACCGGCGAACTTGATTCGATATTTGTGCCGGTGCAGGCGTGGCTGCGCGAACATCAGCCGGACATGATGACCAGCAATGACGGACGTGAGAAAGGCTTCACCTGGCTGGCTGATATCAATAACGACGATTCGCTTGATATCAGCATCAGTCTGAAACTGACCGAGCGCACGCTCGTAGAAGAGATCGACGGTGTGCTGCACGCCAGCTATGCCGCTGAGCCACCACCGCCTGAGCCGGTGAGTCGTCCCACTGCGCTGTATGTTAACGGCGAGCTGGTGAGTCAGTGGGATGAGTGA
- a CDS encoding GPW/gp25 family protein produces the protein MTARYQGMNRNSGHSISDTGHISQSMRDILLTPVGSRVMRREYGSLLSALTDMPQNPALKLQIMVACYSAIQKWEPRIRLSAISFEAGDAGEMYVDITGMRTDTGASVSTTVSLS, from the coding sequence ATGACAGCACGCTATCAGGGTATGAACCGCAATAGCGGCCACAGCATCAGCGACACCGGGCACATCAGCCAGAGCATGCGCGACATTCTGCTGACGCCGGTTGGCTCACGGGTGATGCGTCGTGAATATGGCTCGCTCCTGTCGGCGCTGACTGATATGCCGCAAAACCCTGCGCTCAAACTCCAGATTATGGTTGCCTGCTACTCGGCGATCCAGAAATGGGAGCCGCGCATCAGGCTTAGCGCCATTAGCTTTGAGGCCGGCGACGCTGGCGAGATGTATGTCGATATCACCGGGATGCGCACCGATACCGGTGCGTCCGTTTCAACCACTGTTTCACTGAGTTAA
- the lysB gene encoding Rz-like lysis system protein LysB (The gene for this Rz-like phage lysis system protein may overlap extensively with the gene for the other spanin subunit, the Rz1-like protein in the outer membrane.) produces MRLFVVLSVLAALGLLWLRNENGNLSRAVETANRVASQQKTTISMLENQLSVAGKLARRNESAQMALREQLAKSSEEASRREQMITRLLNENDVFRRWYHAPLPDAVRRLHARTACVSAGDCNQRMPEGEPLSDAGK; encoded by the coding sequence ATGAGGCTGTTCGTCGTACTGTCAGTACTGGCCGCGCTCGGCCTCCTGTGGCTGCGCAATGAGAACGGCAATCTGTCCCGTGCTGTTGAGACGGCAAACCGCGTCGCCAGCCAGCAAAAGACGACGATTAGCATGCTGGAAAATCAGCTCAGTGTTGCCGGCAAGCTTGCCCGACGTAATGAATCCGCGCAGATGGCGCTGCGCGAACAGCTCGCAAAGTCCAGTGAGGAAGCCAGCCGTCGTGAGCAGATGATTACGAGGTTACTTAATGAAAATGACGTTTTTCGCCGCTGGTATCACGCTCCTCTGCCTGATGCTGTGCGTCGGCTGCACGCCCGCACCGCCTGCGTCAGCGCCGGTGATTGTAATCAGCGGATGCCCGAGGGTGAGCCTTTGTCCGATGCCGGAAAGTGA
- a CDS encoding baseplate assembly protein yields the protein MATVDLSQLPVPDVVEELGYETILAERIATLISLYPEEQQEAMARTLALESEPIVKLLQENAYREMIWRQRVNESAQAVTLAYAAGNDLDVMAANNNTDRLIITPEDNSTIPPTLAVMESDGDLRLRAQQAFEGLSVAGPVGAYEYHGRSADGRVADVSVESPTPACVTISVLSREGDGTASAELLSIVEAALNAETVRPVGDRVIVQSAEVVPYQIDATIYVYPGPESEPIRQAAEQKLQNYISAQHRLGRDIRLSAIYAALHVEGVQRVELAAPQADIVLSKSQASSCIDYQITVGGSDE from the coding sequence ATGGCAACTGTTGACCTGAGTCAGTTACCCGTTCCCGATGTGGTTGAGGAACTGGGCTATGAAACCATCCTTGCGGAACGCATTGCGACGCTGATTTCGCTTTATCCCGAAGAGCAGCAGGAGGCGATGGCGCGGACGCTGGCGCTGGAGTCTGAGCCGATTGTTAAGCTGCTGCAGGAAAACGCTTATCGGGAAATGATCTGGCGCCAGCGCGTGAATGAATCCGCGCAGGCGGTAACGCTGGCGTATGCCGCCGGTAATGACCTTGACGTTATGGCCGCCAACAACAATACCGATCGTCTGATCATCACTCCGGAGGATAACTCCACCATTCCGCCAACGCTTGCCGTCATGGAGTCCGACGGTGATTTGCGGCTGCGTGCGCAGCAGGCGTTTGAGGGATTAAGCGTGGCGGGTCCGGTCGGGGCGTATGAGTATCACGGTCGCAGCGCCGATGGGCGGGTCGCTGACGTCTCGGTGGAAAGCCCGACGCCCGCCTGCGTGACGATTTCTGTGTTATCCCGCGAGGGCGATGGCACCGCCAGCGCTGAACTGTTAAGCATCGTTGAGGCGGCACTCAATGCCGAAACCGTGCGCCCGGTAGGTGACCGCGTGATCGTCCAGTCAGCCGAGGTTGTACCGTATCAGATTGACGCGACGATCTACGTTTACCCCGGTCCCGAATCCGAACCCATCAGGCAGGCGGCAGAGCAGAAGCTGCAGAATTATATCAGCGCGCAGCACCGGCTCGGACGTGATATCCGGTTGTCAGCCATTTACGCGGCGCTGCATGTTGAGGGGGTACAGCGTGTTGAGCTGGCCGCACCGCAGGCCGACATTGTGCTGAGCAAATCGCAGGCGTCGAGCTGCATCGATTATCAGATAACGGTTGGGGGCTCGGATGAGTGA
- a CDS encoding tail fiber assembly protein, which produces MEKATLNKNGIATKTGDITVYNYNGETREYLTSSVEFLAVGVGIPANSCSDAPIDEKNNFAICRKASLDGWEYIEDHRGKIAYDTETGQPVEISELGDYPAGVTTIEPLTPYDRWNGSEWVTDEDAQKRGNVMEAEQKKAALLAEAQNTISLWQTELQLGIISDEDKASLIKWMKYIQALKTVDASTAPDIEWPVKPE; this is translated from the coding sequence ATGGAGAAAGCAACGCTGAATAAAAACGGGATTGCGACAAAGACCGGTGATATTACTGTTTATAACTACAACGGTGAAACGCGCGAATATCTGACGTCATCAGTTGAATTTCTGGCTGTGGGAGTGGGGATTCCTGCCAATTCTTGCTCCGATGCGCCAATCGATGAAAAGAATAATTTTGCCATTTGTCGTAAGGCCAGTCTTGATGGATGGGAATATATCGAAGACCACCGGGGAAAAATAGCTTATGACACGGAAACCGGCCAGCCTGTCGAAATTTCTGAACTTGGTGATTATCCTGCCGGTGTGACCACCATCGAACCGCTGACGCCTTATGACCGCTGGAACGGTAGCGAGTGGGTCACGGATGAGGATGCGCAGAAACGCGGTAATGTAATGGAAGCTGAACAGAAAAAAGCCGCATTACTGGCCGAAGCGCAAAACACTATCAGCCTGTGGCAGACCGAGCTGCAACTCGGCATCATCAGCGATGAGGATAAAGCCAGCCTGATTAAGTGGATGAAATACATTCAGGCACTGAAGACGGTCGATGCCTCCACTGCACCGGATATTGAATGGCCGGTAAAACCGGAATAA
- a CDS encoding phage baseplate assembly protein V, which yields MNTLSTIQELARAIRNLIRSGVVTEVDTVQGVCRVQSGGIQTTWLNWLTSRAGRSRTWWAPSVGEQVLLLSIGGELDTAFVLPGIFSDDNPAPSASADAWHMVFPDGALMEYEPQTGALTVSGVKTADVTASESITATVPVVLVKAAERITLDTPEVICTNKLTTATLEVQKGGKMSGNIEHTGGSLSSNGKVLHSHKHPGDSGGTTGEPI from the coding sequence ATGAATACGTTATCCACAATACAGGAGCTTGCGCGCGCTATCCGCAACCTCATCCGCTCGGGTGTGGTGACTGAGGTCGACACCGTACAGGGGGTCTGCCGTGTGCAGAGCGGCGGGATCCAGACTACCTGGCTGAACTGGCTGACCAGCCGCGCCGGTCGTTCGCGGACGTGGTGGGCTCCCTCGGTCGGTGAGCAAGTGCTGCTGCTGTCGATTGGCGGTGAGCTTGATACCGCTTTCGTACTGCCGGGGATTTTCTCCGACGATAACCCGGCCCCGTCTGCCTCGGCGGATGCGTGGCATATGGTTTTCCCTGACGGCGCGTTGATGGAGTACGAGCCTCAGACCGGCGCACTGACGGTCAGCGGCGTCAAAACCGCCGATGTGACGGCATCGGAGTCGATCACCGCCACCGTGCCGGTAGTGCTGGTGAAAGCGGCAGAGCGAATCACCCTGGATACGCCGGAGGTGATTTGCACCAACAAGCTGACGACGGCGACGCTTGAGGTGCAGAAGGGCGGCAAAATGAGCGGGAATATCGAGCACACCGGCGGGTCATTGTCATCCAATGGCAAGGTGCTCCATAGCCATAAACATCCCGGCGACAGCGGCGGGACAACGGGTGAACCAATATGA
- a CDS encoding head completion/stabilization protein — protein sequence MTTVILNQPNVPGVVIPAPEAGDTVIKNTFFFPDVDPKRVRELMRLGQTVSDARLRNAIKTGMAEINAELYDYRARQIAAGLRQLADVPAEEIDGESEHVFHYLSAATALATANLYEHYRGVGANGKGDKKARSVETTIDDLWRDMRWFVSRLQDKPRCFRGQR from the coding sequence ATGACGACAGTGATACTTAATCAGCCCAATGTACCGGGCGTGGTGATCCCCGCGCCGGAGGCGGGCGACACGGTGATTAAAAACACCTTCTTTTTTCCTGATGTGGATCCGAAGCGGGTGCGCGAGCTGATGCGGCTTGGGCAGACGGTGTCAGATGCTCGCCTGCGCAATGCCATCAAGACCGGCATGGCGGAAATTAATGCAGAGCTTTACGACTACCGGGCGCGCCAGATTGCCGCAGGGCTCAGGCAACTGGCCGACGTGCCTGCTGAGGAAATCGACGGCGAGAGCGAGCACGTTTTCCACTATCTGAGCGCCGCGACGGCGTTGGCGACCGCCAATCTGTATGAACACTATCGCGGCGTTGGGGCCAACGGTAAGGGTGACAAAAAAGCGCGCAGCGTTGAAACCACCATCGATGACCTGTGGCGGGATATGCGCTGGTTCGTCTCGCGGCTGCAGGACAAACCGCGCTGTTTCAGGGGGCAACGCTGA
- a CDS encoding DinI-like family protein, protein MDRELSKHVMIERVEMIARLTAEGTCQERDREIALNLIAEIARGNLMKNNDFSVVFSATPVEERLKRAGEVRVNITLDKDHKIGQPVIDAFQCELTRRIQSVFPFTCVTVKKGSMTGVELVGFDEDSDRESLDNILQEVWEDESWR, encoded by the coding sequence GTGGACAGAGAGTTAAGCAAGCACGTTATGATTGAGCGGGTCGAAATGATTGCGCGTCTGACGGCTGAAGGTACTTGTCAGGAAAGAGACCGTGAAATTGCATTGAATTTGATAGCGGAGATAGCAAGAGGGAACTTGATGAAAAACAATGATTTTTCAGTGGTTTTCTCTGCAACGCCTGTCGAAGAACGATTAAAAAGAGCGGGCGAAGTTAGGGTAAATATCACGCTGGATAAAGATCATAAGATAGGTCAGCCGGTAATTGACGCTTTTCAATGCGAATTGACCAGGCGAATACAGTCTGTTTTTCCATTTACGTGTGTCACCGTCAAAAAAGGCTCCATGACCGGCGTTGAGCTGGTGGGGTTTGATGAAGATTCAGACCGTGAGTCGTTGGATAATATTCTTCAGGAAGTTTGGGAAGATGAGAGCTGGCGTTAG
- a CDS encoding lysozyme, whose amino-acid sequence MSSMVKRCSVAIVLALAALMPDFRLLHISPEGLALLADLEGCRLRPYQCSAGVWTSGIGHTGGVVPKRDITEREAAANLVADVLNTERRLAACVPVTMPQPVYDALVSFSFNVGTGAACRSTLVSYLKHQQWFQACDQLTRWVYVNGERSKGLENRRQRELAYCLKGVQ is encoded by the coding sequence GTGAGTTCAATGGTTAAGCGTTGCAGTGTGGCCATAGTGCTGGCGCTGGCTGCGCTGATGCCTGATTTTCGTCTGCTGCATATCTCGCCTGAAGGGCTGGCGCTGCTTGCCGACCTTGAAGGATGCCGGTTGCGGCCCTACCAGTGCAGTGCGGGCGTATGGACGTCAGGCATCGGCCACACTGGCGGAGTGGTTCCGAAACGCGATATCACCGAGCGCGAAGCCGCGGCAAATCTGGTTGCCGATGTGCTGAATACCGAGCGCCGTCTGGCAGCTTGCGTACCGGTCACAATGCCGCAGCCGGTGTATGACGCGCTGGTCAGCTTCTCCTTTAACGTCGGTACCGGCGCGGCCTGTCGGTCGACGCTGGTTTCCTATCTCAAGCATCAGCAGTGGTTCCAGGCATGCGACCAGCTTACCCGGTGGGTGTACGTCAACGGCGAGCGCAGTAAAGGCCTCGAAAATCGTCGCCAGCGTGAGCTTGCTTACTGTCTGAAGGGGGTGCAATGA
- a CDS encoding phage holin family protein gives MGLTMERFSTFVTYWLAVLLAYFGAQTPERLALYVGSLCAIFTAAVNFWYRRKTFRCLTETGVGKGNAREFNG, from the coding sequence ATGGGACTGACAATGGAAAGGTTCAGCACCTTTGTCACCTACTGGCTGGCGGTGCTGCTGGCGTATTTCGGGGCGCAGACTCCCGAACGGCTTGCGCTTTATGTGGGGAGCCTGTGCGCCATTTTTACGGCTGCGGTGAATTTCTGGTACCGGCGCAAAACCTTTCGCTGTCTGACCGAAACCGGCGTCGGCAAAGGCAATGCTCGTGAGTTCAATGGTTAA
- a CDS encoding phage tail sheath protein yields the protein MSDFHHGVQVLEINDGTRVISTVSTAIIGMVCTASDADAATFPLNQPVLITNVQSAIAKAGKKGTLAASLQAIADQSKPVTVVVRVAEGTGEDAEAQTISNIIGGTDENGKYTGIKALLTAEAVTGVKPRILGVPGLDSQEVATALASVCISLRAFGYVSAWNCKTISEAMAYRENFSQRELMVIWPDFLAWDTTGNASATAYATARALGLRAYIDQTVGWHKTLSNVGVQGVTGISASVFWDLQASGTDADLLNEAGVTTLVRKDGFRFWGNRTCSDDPLFLFENYTRTAQVLADTMAEAHMWAVDKPITASLIRDIVDGINAKFRELKSNGYILDGECWFDEESNDKETLKAGKLYIDYDYTPVPPLESLTLRQRITDKYLVNLAESVNS from the coding sequence ATGAGTGATTTTCACCACGGCGTACAGGTGCTTGAAATTAACGACGGCACCCGCGTCATATCCACTGTCTCGACTGCAATCATCGGCATGGTCTGTACGGCCAGCGATGCAGATGCCGCGACATTTCCCCTCAACCAGCCGGTACTGATTACCAATGTGCAGAGCGCCATTGCGAAAGCCGGTAAAAAAGGCACGCTGGCCGCATCCCTGCAGGCTATTGCCGACCAGTCAAAACCCGTCACCGTCGTTGTGCGCGTTGCCGAAGGTACCGGAGAAGATGCCGAAGCGCAGACCATTTCCAACATCATCGGTGGCACCGATGAAAACGGTAAATACACCGGAATCAAGGCGCTGTTGACTGCCGAAGCGGTTACCGGCGTTAAGCCGCGCATTCTCGGCGTGCCGGGTCTCGATTCGCAGGAGGTCGCGACCGCGCTGGCGTCGGTCTGTATCAGCCTGCGCGCATTTGGTTATGTCAGCGCATGGAATTGCAAGACCATTTCCGAAGCAATGGCCTATCGCGAAAACTTCAGCCAGCGCGAGCTGATGGTCATCTGGCCTGATTTTCTGGCATGGGACACCACCGGGAACGCTTCCGCGACGGCCTATGCCACTGCACGCGCGCTCGGCCTGCGGGCTTACATTGACCAGACTGTCGGCTGGCACAAAACCCTGTCTAACGTTGGCGTGCAGGGCGTTACCGGCATCAGCGCTTCAGTATTCTGGGATTTGCAGGCATCCGGCACCGATGCCGACCTGCTCAACGAGGCCGGGGTTACGACACTGGTGCGCAAAGATGGTTTCCGTTTCTGGGGTAACCGCACCTGCTCTGATGATCCGCTTTTCCTGTTTGAGAATTACACCCGCACCGCGCAGGTGCTGGCCGACACGATGGCCGAGGCGCACATGTGGGCGGTCGATAAGCCCATCACCGCCTCGCTTATCCGTGACATTGTTGACGGCATTAACGCCAAGTTCCGTGAGCTGAAATCTAACGGCTACATCCTGGACGGTGAATGCTGGTTCGATGAGGAATCGAACGATAAGGAAACTCTCAAGGCCGGGAAACTGTATATCGACTACGACTATACGCCGGTTCCCCCACTGGAAAGCCTGACCCTGCGCCAGCGTATCACCGATAAGTATCTGGTGAATCTGGCCGAATCGGTCAATAGCTAA
- a CDS encoding tail protein X, with the protein MKVYAMQGDILDALCFRYYGRTEGVVEAVLQANPGLCELGVILPHGAAIDLPDVETSPTAETLNLWD; encoded by the coding sequence ATGAAAGTTTACGCGATGCAGGGCGACATCCTCGACGCGCTTTGCTTCCGGTATTACGGGCGCACTGAGGGCGTGGTTGAGGCGGTGCTGCAGGCTAACCCTGGCCTGTGTGAGTTGGGCGTCATTCTGCCGCATGGCGCGGCAATTGACCTGCCTGACGTTGAAACATCACCCACAGCGGAGACCCTGAATCTATGGGACTGA
- the lysC gene encoding Rz1-like lysis system protein LysC (LysC is an Rz1-like component of a phage lytic system, substantially overlapping although not fully embedded in the gene for the Rz-like LysB component.): MLCVGCTPAPPASAPVIVISGCPRVSLCPMPESDPKINGDLSADIRRLERALTACALQVKTVKHCQDEIDAEVQKPAQRAD, encoded by the coding sequence ATGCTGTGCGTCGGCTGCACGCCCGCACCGCCTGCGTCAGCGCCGGTGATTGTAATCAGCGGATGCCCGAGGGTGAGCCTTTGTCCGATGCCGGAAAGTGACCCGAAAATCAATGGTGACCTGAGTGCGGATATCCGCCGTCTTGAGCGCGCGCTGACTGCCTGTGCGCTGCAGGTCAAAACCGTCAAACACTGTCAGGATGAAATCGATGCAGAAGTACAAAAGCCTGCGCAACGCGCTGATTAG